In a genomic window of Pedobacter sp. KBS0701:
- the pgk gene encoding phosphoglycerate kinase, which produces MNTIDQFDFKDKKALIRVDFNVPLDDEFKITDDKRIRAALPTISKILKDGGAVILMSHLGRPKDGPTDKYSLKHILTDLSALVGVEVKFADDCIGESAVKQAADLKSGEVLLLENLRFYKEEEKGDVAFAEKLSKLGDVYVNDAFGTAHRAHASTSIIARFFPDAKYFGYLMASEVENAEKILNHAERPFTAIMGGAKVSDKILLIEKLLDKVDNLIIGGGMAYTFAKAQGGEIGTSLLEADKQELSLELIEKAKTKGVNLILPVDTVIADKFANDANKKDVASGQIPADWMGLDIGPKSVELFQEVIKNSKTLLWNGPMGVFEMESFQVGTKAVAEAVVAATKDNGAFSLIGGGDSAAAIAKFGMEDEVSYVSTGGGALLEYMEGKELPGVKAING; this is translated from the coding sequence ATGAACACCATTGACCAGTTTGACTTTAAAGATAAAAAAGCATTAATCAGGGTAGATTTTAACGTGCCTTTGGATGATGAATTTAAAATTACCGACGATAAAAGAATCAGGGCTGCATTACCAACCATCAGCAAAATTTTAAAAGATGGCGGCGCGGTTATTTTAATGTCGCACTTAGGGCGCCCAAAAGATGGCCCTACAGATAAATATTCTTTAAAACACATCTTAACTGATTTATCTGCTCTTGTTGGTGTCGAAGTTAAGTTTGCTGACGATTGTATTGGCGAAAGTGCAGTAAAACAGGCCGCTGATTTAAAATCAGGTGAAGTTTTATTATTAGAAAACCTTCGTTTTTACAAAGAGGAAGAAAAAGGTGATGTAGCCTTCGCAGAGAAATTATCAAAATTAGGCGATGTTTATGTAAACGATGCCTTTGGTACTGCTCACCGTGCACATGCCTCAACTTCAATTATTGCCCGGTTTTTCCCGGATGCAAAATACTTTGGTTATTTAATGGCGTCGGAAGTAGAAAATGCAGAGAAAATTCTGAACCATGCGGAAAGACCTTTCACAGCAATTATGGGTGGTGCTAAAGTATCTGATAAAATTCTTTTGATTGAAAAATTATTAGATAAGGTAGATAACCTGATTATTGGTGGTGGTATGGCTTACACTTTTGCTAAAGCACAAGGTGGAGAAATCGGTACTTCATTATTAGAAGCTGATAAACAAGAACTTTCTTTAGAACTGATCGAAAAGGCAAAAACAAAAGGTGTAAACCTGATTTTACCTGTGGATACGGTAATTGCAGATAAATTTGCAAATGATGCCAATAAAAAAGATGTAGCCTCGGGGCAAATTCCTGCAGACTGGATGGGATTGGATATCGGTCCGAAATCGGTTGAGTTATTCCAGGAGGTAATCAAAAACTCTAAAACTTTATTATGGAATGGTCCGATGGGCGTTTTCGAGATGGAAAGCTTCCAGGTAGGTACTAAAGCTGTAGCAGAAGCAGTTGTGGCGGCTACTAAAGATAACGGTGCTTTCTCATTAATCGGTGGTGGCGATTCGGCTGCAGCGATTGCAAAATTTGGTATGGAAGATGAGGTAAGTTATGTTTCTACCGGTGGTGGTGCTTTACTCGAATATATGGAAGGTAAAGAATTGCCGGGAGTAAAAGCTATCAATGGATAA
- a CDS encoding GNAT family N-acetyltransferase, with product MVKFILPEEVLPLRSLVLRNGKPFEACVFEGDLAYDTFHLGFLKDGEIKSIATFMRNDFFPEEGEGYQLRGMATHPDAIGKGYGAALVTFAIDYLKEYNTDYLWCNARSTAAAFYKKIGFTTESPEFDIPGIGFHYEMKLNLNQK from the coding sequence ATGGTCAAATTTATTCTTCCGGAAGAAGTTCTACCTTTAAGAAGCCTGGTTTTACGCAATGGCAAGCCATTCGAAGCATGCGTTTTTGAAGGCGACCTGGCTTACGATACCTTTCACCTGGGGTTTTTAAAAGATGGTGAAATAAAATCTATAGCCACATTTATGCGTAACGATTTTTTCCCCGAAGAAGGGGAGGGCTATCAGCTCCGTGGCATGGCTACACATCCCGATGCCATCGGAAAAGGTTATGGTGCTGCACTCGTTACTTTTGCCATCGATTACCTGAAAGAATACAATACCGATTATTTATGGTGCAACGCCCGCTCAACAGCAGCAGCTTTTTATAAAAAAATAGGTTTTACAACCGAATCGCCGGAATTCGATATCCCAGGTATCGGTTTCCATTACGAAATGAAATTAAACTTAAATCAAAAATAA